The following are encoded in a window of Massilia sp. R2A-15 genomic DNA:
- a CDS encoding gamma-glutamyl-gamma-aminobutyrate hydrolase family protein yields MTEPEQPPGRLPDRREPGDLPRWQRRGDTPLALAGRVLSSRFRALRDRFSRDFMRRTLRIGVSARIFHPEPGSTGLRSKNLQYLEESIAQWVMSRDVLVFMVPTVNTNGLLHPSNITLRHYARHLDGLVLQGGADVSPQTYSEVATRPEWGGDRARDLYELELLHEFVDAGKPVLGICRGCQLINVAFGGTLYQDVVTNIPEALAHVNDEYDAHKHAIVFAPGSTLGRLFPDQRRPVVNSIHHQAVKDLGRDIAIEAMSDPDGVIEAIRYQRADFVMGLQWHPEFHRAGGRELLDCTPILDEFLRAARETRF; encoded by the coding sequence ATGACAGAACCAGAACAACCGCCGGGCCGCTTGCCGGACCGGCGCGAACCCGGCGACCTGCCGCGCTGGCAGCGTCGCGGCGACACGCCGCTGGCGCTGGCCGGGCGCGTGCTGTCGTCGCGGTTTCGCGCGCTGCGCGACCGCTTCAGCCGCGACTTCATGCGGCGCACCCTGCGCATCGGCGTGTCGGCGCGGATTTTTCATCCCGAGCCGGGCTCCACCGGGCTGCGCTCGAAGAACCTGCAGTACCTGGAAGAGTCGATTGCCCAATGGGTGATGTCGCGCGACGTGCTGGTGTTCATGGTCCCGACGGTCAACACCAACGGGCTGCTCCATCCGAGCAACATCACCTTGCGCCACTACGCTCGCCACCTCGACGGGCTGGTGCTGCAGGGCGGCGCCGACGTGTCGCCGCAGACCTATTCGGAAGTCGCCACGCGCCCGGAGTGGGGTGGCGACCGCGCGCGCGACCTGTACGAACTCGAGCTGCTGCATGAATTCGTCGATGCCGGCAAGCCGGTGCTGGGGATCTGCCGCGGCTGCCAGCTGATCAACGTGGCATTCGGCGGCACCTTGTACCAGGACGTGGTGACCAACATTCCGGAGGCGCTGGCGCACGTGAACGACGAATACGACGCGCACAAGCATGCGATCGTGTTCGCGCCGGGATCCACGCTCGGCCGCCTGTTTCCGGACCAGCGGCGGCCGGTCGTCAATTCGATCCACCACCAGGCGGTCAAGGACCTCGGGCGCGATATCGCGATCGAGGCGATGTCGGATCCGGATGGCGTGATCGAGGCGATCCGCTACCAGCGCGCCGACTTCGTCATGGGGCTGCAGTGGCATCCCGAGTTCCACCGCGCCGGCGGGCGCGAACTGCTCGATTGCACGCCGATCCTCGACGAGTTCCTGCGCGCCGCGCGCGAGACGCGATTTTGA
- a CDS encoding two-component system response regulator, with the protein MHSSKFPFAVRLIGFEAPECAEISAALAQAPPPGPSYFCLLEDSLQEPDLYIVNGDHLPALAALSGANPTDITPALLIGSPAPAFPFPQLPRPLDGTRMHQLLAGLVHKRAQALAQLTARGLSPVVIERRRKPRLDIDLTDPAQHEQKRKEPPSGAILIVDKGGAFRDHVAKVFGPRRWPVEWTDSAGAALRLCDETAVSVLMINTSTPQVDPYRLCADVKGLPAAARTAVVFLVGRSFNYDAPRARAVGVRGLLDKPVADRHLYSAIKKLMSLP; encoded by the coding sequence ATGCATTCTTCTAAATTTCCGTTCGCAGTGCGCCTGATCGGTTTCGAGGCGCCAGAATGCGCCGAGATCAGCGCGGCGCTGGCGCAGGCGCCGCCGCCCGGGCCGTCGTATTTCTGCCTGCTCGAGGACAGCCTGCAGGAGCCCGACCTCTACATCGTCAATGGCGACCACCTTCCGGCCCTGGCCGCGCTGTCCGGCGCCAACCCCACCGACATCACGCCGGCCCTGCTGATCGGCTCCCCGGCTCCCGCTTTCCCCTTTCCGCAGCTGCCGCGTCCGCTGGACGGGACGCGCATGCACCAGCTGCTCGCCGGCCTGGTGCACAAGCGCGCGCAGGCGCTGGCCCAGCTGACCGCGCGCGGTCTGTCGCCGGTGGTGATCGAGCGGCGCCGCAAGCCGCGGCTGGACATCGACCTGACCGATCCGGCCCAGCATGAGCAGAAGCGCAAGGAGCCGCCGTCGGGCGCCATCCTGATCGTCGACAAGGGCGGCGCCTTCCGCGACCACGTGGCCAAGGTGTTCGGGCCGCGCCGCTGGCCGGTCGAGTGGACCGACAGCGCCGGCGCCGCGCTGCGGCTGTGCGACGAGACGGCGGTGTCGGTCCTGATGATCAACACCTCGACGCCGCAGGTCGATCCGTACCGGCTGTGCGCCGACGTCAAGGGGCTGCCGGCGGCGGCGCGCACGGCGGTGGTGTTCCTGGTCGGGCGCAGTTTTAACTACGACGCGCCGCGCGCGCGCGCGGTCGGCGTGCGCGGGCTGCTCGACAAGCCGGTGGCCGACCGGCATTTGTACTCGGCGATCAAGAAGCTGATGTCGCTGCCTTGA
- a CDS encoding DNA topoisomerase IV subunit B yields MATKKPASDYSEASIRVLKGLEPVKQRPGMYTRTENPLHIIQEVIDNASDEALGGHCNHIAVTVNTDGSITVEDDGRGIPVGLHPEEGVPTVEIVFTRLHAGGKFDKGSGGAYAFSGGLHGVGVSVTNALSKRLEITVWRKEPDGNGLHHLVFENGDVVEPLNSRPAPRDGKKSGTRVTAWPDPKYFDSPEISKVELQRLLRSKAVLLPGVTVTLTNAKTGDVQTWKYDEGLRGYLNEMLAQTSNGETLIPLFEGAQFANGESDGFAEGEGAAWVVAWTEEGAVVRESYVNLIPTPNGGTHESGLRDGLYGAVKNFVEMHSLLPKGVKLLPEDVFARVSFVLSAKVLDPQFQGQIKERLNSRDAVRLVSTFAKPPLEVWLNHHVEYGKKLAELVIKQAQSRLRSLQKVEKKKSSGVAVLPGKLTDCESSDISRNEIFLVEGDSAGGSAKMGRDKEFQAILPLRGKVLNSWETDRDRLFANNEIHDIAVAIGVDPHSYGDTPDLSGLRYGKICILSDADVDGSHIQVLLLTLFFKHFPALFAHGHICIARPPLFRVDAPARGKKPIQKLYALDAGELVAIEDKLRKDGVKEGAWGISRFKGLGEMNAEQLWETTMNPDTRRLLPVTLGYFSQADSSARFNMLMGKGEAAARRAWIEEHGNEAEADI; encoded by the coding sequence ATGGCAACCAAAAAACCTGCATCCGACTATAGCGAAGCCTCCATCCGGGTCCTCAAGGGACTCGAGCCCGTCAAACAGCGCCCGGGCATGTACACCCGGACCGAAAATCCCCTGCACATCATCCAGGAAGTGATCGACAACGCCTCCGACGAGGCGCTCGGCGGCCACTGCAACCACATCGCGGTGACGGTGAACACGGACGGCTCGATCACGGTCGAGGACGACGGCCGCGGCATCCCGGTCGGCCTGCATCCCGAAGAAGGGGTGCCGACGGTCGAGATCGTCTTCACCCGCCTGCACGCCGGCGGCAAGTTCGACAAGGGCTCGGGCGGCGCCTACGCGTTCTCGGGCGGCCTGCACGGCGTCGGCGTGTCGGTCACCAACGCGCTGTCGAAGCGCCTGGAGATCACGGTGTGGCGCAAGGAACCCGACGGCAACGGCCTGCACCACCTGGTGTTCGAAAACGGCGACGTGGTCGAGCCGCTCAACTCGCGCCCCGCCCCGCGCGACGGCAAGAAGAGCGGCACCCGCGTCACCGCCTGGCCGGACCCGAAGTACTTCGACTCGCCGGAGATCTCGAAGGTCGAGTTGCAACGCCTGCTGCGCTCGAAGGCGGTGCTGCTACCGGGCGTGACCGTCACGCTGACGAATGCGAAGACCGGCGACGTCCAGACCTGGAAGTACGATGAAGGCCTGCGCGGCTACCTCAACGAGATGCTGGCCCAGACCTCGAACGGCGAAACCCTGATCCCGCTGTTCGAAGGCGCGCAGTTCGCCAACGGCGAGTCGGACGGCTTTGCCGAAGGCGAAGGCGCGGCCTGGGTGGTGGCGTGGACCGAGGAAGGCGCCGTGGTGCGCGAGTCCTACGTCAACCTGATCCCGACGCCGAACGGCGGCACCCACGAGTCGGGCCTGCGCGACGGCCTGTATGGCGCGGTGAAGAACTTCGTCGAGATGCACTCGCTGCTGCCCAAGGGCGTCAAGCTGCTGCCGGAAGACGTGTTCGCGCGCGTGTCGTTCGTGTTGTCGGCCAAGGTGCTCGACCCGCAGTTCCAGGGCCAGATCAAGGAGCGCCTCAATTCGCGCGACGCGGTGCGGCTGGTTTCGACCTTCGCCAAGCCGCCGCTCGAAGTGTGGCTGAACCACCACGTCGAATACGGCAAGAAGCTGGCCGAGCTGGTGATCAAGCAGGCCCAGTCGCGCCTGCGCTCCCTGCAGAAAGTCGAGAAGAAGAAGTCGTCGGGCGTGGCCGTCCTGCCGGGCAAGCTGACCGACTGCGAATCGTCGGACATCTCGCGCAACGAGATCTTCCTGGTCGAGGGCGACTCGGCGGGCGGTTCGGCCAAGATGGGCCGCGACAAGGAATTCCAGGCCATCCTGCCGCTGCGCGGCAAGGTGCTCAATTCGTGGGAGACCGACCGCGACCGCCTGTTCGCCAACAACGAGATCCACGACATCGCGGTGGCGATCGGCGTCGACCCGCACAGCTACGGCGACACGCCGGACCTGTCGGGCCTGCGCTACGGGAAAATCTGTATCCTGTCCGATGCGGACGTGGACGGCTCGCACATCCAGGTGCTGCTGCTCACCCTCTTCTTCAAGCACTTCCCGGCGCTGTTCGCGCACGGCCACATCTGCATCGCGCGCCCGCCGCTGTTCCGTGTCGATGCGCCGGCGCGCGGCAAGAAGCCGATCCAGAAGCTGTACGCGCTCGACGCGGGCGAACTGGTGGCGATCGAAGACAAGCTGCGCAAGGATGGCGTGAAGGAAGGCGCCTGGGGCATCTCGCGCTTCAAGGGCCTGGGCGAGATGAACGCCGAGCAGCTGTGGGAGACCACGATGAATCCGGATACGCGCCGCCTGCTGCCGGTCACGCTGGGCTACTTCAGCCAGGCCGATTCGTCGGCGCGCTTCAATATGCTGATGGGGAAAGGCGAAGCGGCCGCCCGCCGCGCCTGGATCGAAGAACACGGCAACGAAGCCGAAGCCGATATCTGA
- the parC gene encoding DNA topoisomerase IV subunit A, giving the protein MSTQSTLFDAPEAPADDIAPPPPPTEPPPPPPPPPEDDGESLTLSTFAERAYLDYAVSVVKGRALPDVTDGQKPVQRRILFAMNELGLGPTAKPRKSAAVVGDVLGKLHPHGDQSVYDALVRMAQDFSLRYPLIDGQGNFGSRDGDGAAAMRYTEARLTPIARILMDEIDQGTVDFQPNYDGSTTEPKTLPARLPMVLLNGASGIAVGLATEIPSHNLGEVAQAAVAMIRNPKISHAELMAIVPGPDFPGGGQIITPASQIAEMYASGRGSMKVRARWKIEELARGQWQAVVTELPPGVSSQKVLEEIEELTNPKIKLGKKALSPEQTTLKQTILGSLDTIRDESGREAPVRLVFEPKSKNQDQGEFMLMLLAHTSLESSNSINLVMIGGDGRPRQKGLTDILQEWIEFRFVTVRRRTEFRMSKVDDRIHILEGREAVLLNIDKVIHIIRNSDEPKAALIAEFRLSDRQAEDILEIRLRQLARLETIKIQQELADLRKEKATLQDILDNPSTMKRVIIREIEADAKQFGDKRRTVIEEAQRAVAEQKVIDEPVTVIVSEKGWVRARTGIGHDAAQFTFKAGDAMYGAFECRTVDTLLAFGDNGKVYSVPVSALPGARGDGVPVTTLIDLSGGARILHYFAGSANTQLVLASSAGYGFLTKAGDMVSRLKGGKSFFTLDGATLLPPRVVAEKAGAIACLSEKGRVLVFGMDEMKVLTNGGKGVILMHLEPKETLLAVQPITQKGVNVIGTWAGAKPRVVELFASGLEPHFGKRALKGKPLVQKVKAVTLAMRTTDSDAA; this is encoded by the coding sequence ATGTCTACACAATCCACTCTTTTCGACGCCCCAGAAGCGCCAGCGGACGACATCGCGCCACCTCCTCCGCCGACCGAACCACCTCCGCCGCCGCCACCGCCGCCGGAAGACGACGGCGAGTCGCTGACGCTGTCGACCTTCGCCGAGCGCGCCTATCTCGATTACGCCGTCTCGGTGGTCAAGGGCCGCGCGCTGCCCGACGTCACCGACGGCCAGAAGCCGGTCCAGCGCCGCATCCTGTTTGCGATGAATGAACTGGGCCTGGGCCCGACCGCCAAGCCGCGCAAGTCGGCCGCCGTGGTCGGCGACGTGCTCGGCAAACTCCACCCGCACGGCGACCAGTCGGTGTACGACGCCCTGGTGCGCATGGCCCAGGACTTCTCGCTGCGCTATCCCCTGATCGACGGCCAGGGCAATTTCGGCTCGCGCGACGGCGACGGCGCCGCGGCGATGCGCTACACCGAGGCGCGCCTGACGCCGATCGCGCGCATCCTGATGGACGAGATCGACCAGGGCACGGTGGACTTCCAGCCGAACTACGATGGCTCCACCACCGAGCCGAAGACGCTGCCGGCGCGCCTGCCGATGGTGCTGCTGAACGGCGCCTCGGGCATCGCGGTCGGCCTGGCCACCGAGATCCCGTCGCACAACCTGGGCGAAGTGGCGCAGGCCGCCGTCGCCATGATCCGCAATCCGAAGATCAGCCACGCCGAGCTGATGGCGATCGTGCCTGGCCCGGACTTCCCGGGCGGCGGCCAGATCATCACGCCGGCCTCGCAGATCGCCGAGATGTACGCGTCCGGCCGCGGCAGCATGAAGGTGCGCGCGCGCTGGAAGATCGAGGAACTGGCGCGCGGCCAGTGGCAGGCGGTGGTCACCGAACTGCCGCCGGGCGTGTCGTCGCAGAAGGTGCTCGAAGAGATCGAAGAGCTGACCAACCCGAAGATCAAGCTGGGCAAGAAGGCGCTGTCGCCGGAGCAGACCACGCTCAAGCAGACCATCCTCGGTTCGCTCGACACGATCCGCGACGAATCGGGCCGCGAGGCGCCGGTGCGCCTGGTGTTCGAGCCGAAGTCGAAGAACCAGGACCAGGGCGAGTTCATGCTCATGCTGCTGGCGCACACCTCGCTCGAGTCGTCGAACTCGATCAACCTGGTGATGATCGGCGGCGACGGCCGCCCGCGCCAGAAGGGCCTGACCGATATCCTGCAGGAGTGGATCGAGTTCCGCTTCGTCACGGTGCGGCGCCGCACCGAGTTCCGCATGTCGAAGGTGGACGACCGCATCCACATCCTGGAAGGCCGCGAGGCGGTCCTGCTGAACATCGACAAGGTGATCCACATCATCCGCAATTCGGACGAGCCGAAAGCGGCGCTGATCGCCGAGTTCCGCCTGTCGGACCGCCAGGCCGAGGACATCCTCGAGATCCGCCTGCGCCAGCTGGCGCGCCTGGAAACCATCAAGATCCAGCAGGAGCTGGCCGATCTGCGCAAGGAAAAAGCCACGCTGCAGGACATCCTCGACAACCCATCGACCATGAAGCGCGTGATCATCCGCGAGATCGAGGCCGACGCCAAGCAGTTCGGCGACAAGCGCCGCACCGTGATCGAGGAAGCGCAGCGCGCTGTGGCCGAGCAGAAGGTCATCGACGAGCCGGTCACCGTGATCGTGTCGGAAAAAGGCTGGGTGCGTGCGCGTACCGGCATCGGCCACGACGCCGCCCAGTTCACCTTCAAGGCGGGCGACGCGATGTACGGCGCGTTCGAATGCCGCACCGTCGATACGCTATTGGCCTTCGGCGACAATGGCAAGGTGTACTCGGTGCCGGTGTCGGCGCTGCCGGGCGCGCGCGGCGACGGCGTGCCTGTCACAACGCTGATCGACCTGTCGGGCGGGGCGCGCATCCTGCACTACTTCGCAGGCAGCGCGAACACCCAGCTGGTGCTGGCCTCGTCGGCCGGCTACGGCTTCCTGACCAAGGCCGGCGACATGGTCAGCCGGCTCAAGGGCGGCAAGTCCTTCTTCACCCTCGACGGCGCGACGCTGCTGCCGCCGCGCGTGGTCGCCGAAAAAGCCGGCGCGATCGCCTGCCTGTCCGAGAAGGGGCGCGTGCTGGTGTTCGGCATGGACGAGATGAAGGTGCTCACCAACGGCGGCAAGGGCGTGATCCTGATGCACCTCGAGCCGAAGGAGACGCTGCTGGCGGTCCAGCCGATTACGCAGAAGGGCGTGAACGTGATCGGCACCTGGGCCGGCGCCAAGCCGCGCGTGGTGGAGCTGTTCGCGTCCGGCCTGGAGCCGCACTTCGGCAAGCGCGCGCTCAAGGGCAAGCCGCTGGTGCAGAAGGTGAAGGCGGTCACGCTGGCGATGCGCACCACCGATTCCGACGCGGCGTAA
- a CDS encoding LysR family transcriptional regulator: protein MNRLETMQIFVRVAELASFTQAADSLGMSKAAVSTAVRQLEAALGTRLLQRTTRKVHMTPDGLTFYERSKHMLDEMEELETLFRQGAAELSGRLRVDMPVAMARNIVIPQLPAFLKDHPRLQVELSSTDRRVDVVKEGFDCIIRVGRLDDSSLIARPLGFFGLINCASPDYLARFGTPRSPAGLASHRLVDYAPALAGRAARFDYIEGGEEHSVEVPASIAVNNSDAYQAACLAGLGIIQAPLVGLGELLAQGKLVSILDDYRAPPMPVTLLYPNRRHVAMRAQRFMKWIAEIMAPHVDGDRGLVL from the coding sequence ATGAATCGCCTGGAAACGATGCAGATCTTTGTGCGGGTGGCGGAGCTGGCCAGCTTTACGCAGGCCGCCGACAGCCTGGGCATGTCGAAGGCGGCGGTATCGACCGCGGTTCGCCAGCTCGAGGCGGCGCTCGGCACGCGCTTGCTGCAGCGGACCACGCGCAAGGTGCACATGACGCCGGACGGCCTCACGTTTTACGAGCGGAGCAAGCACATGCTCGATGAGATGGAAGAACTCGAGACGCTGTTCCGCCAGGGCGCCGCGGAGCTGAGCGGACGCCTGCGGGTCGATATGCCGGTCGCCATGGCGCGCAATATCGTGATCCCGCAGCTGCCGGCCTTCCTCAAGGACCACCCGCGCCTGCAGGTCGAGCTCTCGAGCACCGACCGGCGGGTCGACGTGGTGAAGGAGGGATTCGACTGCATCATCCGGGTCGGCCGGCTGGACGACTCGTCGCTGATCGCCCGGCCGCTCGGGTTTTTCGGCCTGATTAACTGCGCCAGTCCCGACTACCTGGCGCGCTTCGGCACGCCGCGCAGTCCCGCCGGCCTGGCGTCGCACCGGCTGGTCGATTACGCGCCGGCGCTGGCCGGCCGGGCGGCCCGTTTCGATTACATCGAGGGCGGCGAGGAACACAGCGTCGAGGTTCCCGCGTCGATCGCAGTCAACAACAGCGACGCCTACCAGGCCGCCTGCCTGGCGGGGCTGGGCATCATCCAGGCGCCGCTGGTGGGGCTAGGGGAGCTGCTCGCGCAGGGGAAGCTTGTGTCAATCCTGGATGACTACCGCGCGCCGCCGATGCCGGTGACGCTGCTGTACCCGAACCGGCGCCACGTCGCCATGCGCGCGCAGCGCTTCATGAAGTGGATCGCCGAGATCATGGCGCCGCATGTGGATGGGGATCGGGGTCTGGTTCTGTAG
- a CDS encoding SDR family oxidoreductase: MASKLAIITGGSRGLGKSAALKLAQQGVDVILTYHSNEAAAHAVVTEIEAGGARAAALRLDTGDVGSFAAFAQQLQQLMAAKWQRDRFDFLVNNAGIGIHAPFAETTEAQFDQLFNIHFKGVFFLTQQLLPLIADGGRIVNVSTGLTRFALPGYAVYASMKGAVEVLTKYMAKELGARGIAVNAIAPGAIETDFGGGAVRDNAQLNGFVASQTALGRVGLPDDIGGAIASLLGENSGWINAQRIEASGGMFV; this comes from the coding sequence ATGGCAAGCAAACTGGCAATCATCACGGGCGGCAGCCGCGGCCTGGGCAAAAGCGCGGCACTGAAGCTGGCGCAGCAAGGCGTCGACGTCATTCTCACATATCACAGCAACGAGGCAGCCGCGCATGCGGTGGTCACCGAAATCGAGGCCGGCGGCGCGCGTGCCGCGGCCCTGCGCCTCGACACCGGCGACGTCGGCTCGTTTGCCGCGTTCGCGCAACAGCTGCAGCAGCTGATGGCGGCAAAGTGGCAGCGCGACCGCTTCGATTTCCTGGTCAATAACGCCGGCATCGGTATCCATGCACCCTTCGCCGAGACCACCGAAGCGCAGTTCGACCAGCTGTTCAACATCCACTTCAAGGGCGTGTTCTTCCTGACCCAGCAACTGCTGCCGCTGATCGCCGACGGCGGGCGCATCGTCAACGTGTCCACTGGCCTGACCCGCTTCGCGCTGCCTGGCTATGCGGTCTACGCGTCGATGAAAGGCGCGGTCGAAGTGCTGACCAAGTACATGGCGAAGGAGCTGGGCGCGCGCGGCATCGCCGTCAACGCGATCGCGCCGGGCGCCATCGAAACCGATTTCGGCGGCGGCGCGGTGCGCGACAACGCCCAGCTCAATGGATTCGTGGCGTCGCAAACCGCGCTGGGAAGGGTCGGACTGCCGGACGATATCGGCGGCGCGATCGCCAGCCTGCTCGGTGAGAACAGCGGCTGGATCAATGCTCAGCGCATCGAAGCGTCGGGCGGGATGTTCGTCTGA